In Pangasianodon hypophthalmus isolate fPanHyp1 chromosome 5, fPanHyp1.pri, whole genome shotgun sequence, the DNA window GTGGAGGTACTGCTGTAGGATGGCACATTCAGTGTCTTACGTTCATTAATCAGTaacaaaaagaaacagtttGGAGTAAAAATTACATTGCAGTTGATTAGCAAAACATGATTGATGTCCTGATTTTGCTGGGAAAAAGAGCTATAAGGCTATGGTAgggttaaaaaaatgtatgaaagcTTATGACCCTTAATTATCATCAAACAAACTGCATAGCTAATATCACACATGTGCCTCAAACTAGGTCAAACTATTAAATGATCACAAAGATCGaatctcaggtccagcagggattgtaggtggggggagtgaatgaccagcgctctcttccaccctcaataccacgactgaggtgagacccttgagcaaaaCACCGAAcacccaactgctccccgggtgccgcagcaagcaaaaaaaggctgcccactgctccgggtgtgtgttcacggtgtgtgtgtgttcactactgtgtgtgtggatgggttaaatgcagagcacaaattccgagtatgggtcaccatacttggccacacgtcacttcacttcacttcacttcaaagcCTATGTTCAGACAGCAGgtcaaatctgatttatttcttaaaaagtttacttttttttttcttttttaaacaagtgtCTGCATTGCAAATTACAAGCGATAAAAATCGATTTGTCTGTTCTGACTGTAGTTACATTTGCTCACATATCCACATTGGTTGTCATAGTAACGGCGCAGGCATGCATCTGAGTAGTGTGGCCAGGCGAAGGTTTGAAATTCAGGTGATTAAACGTAGTGTTTGTGTTGTACCCTGATGTGACCAGTCATACACGTGTGTActggaaattattttacaaaaatttcCATGTGTTTCTGTtcagactgaaaaaaatattttcagctcAACTGTGGCAATAGTTGGAATTAAGCTGCCTGACTGAACATACCCAAATAGACtgaaccatgtttttttttttttttgcactatataCACTGTTCTTATCTCTCAAAGTGGGACACTTCATTTATTAGGAATTGTAAATACAAATTTATCCTGCTTTTTTTTGACCTAATCAGTGGTTCTGAGCTTCCATTGCCTGTTagacaaaataaagaagcaaaTCTGTCAATATGCCTGTCTTGcctgacattttgtttttctccaaTCCATACCTTTAGGCATAAAGTACTGCACTTTATTCACTAATGTAGAACAATTTAAAAACTGAGCCACAGATGAGATTATGGACTTGCTTCCCAAAATGTAAGCTGTGAAGACAAATATGTAAGACAATCAGGAGGAACATGTAGGCAAGAAGTCCTTACTGTAATTCCTGTCTCTTCCGCTAGCGTGAGAGCATTCACCAGGTTAAGGCCATTCTCAGAGCTTTCAGCCATCAATCCAACAACAGCTGCTGAGCTCAGAAACTCAGCTGATTTCTTCAAACACTCTCCTGAACAgtaacaaaagaaaacacactcatcaGAACCTTTCCATCCTGCTATTCAAGACAATATACTATGCTAAAGGAAGAGACCAGGAGCTTCCTTGAATTAAAAAAGCGTGTAGTATATCTTTATAACACTAGAGGGCGATAACTAGCTGCTGAAAGAACAAGGTTCAACTCGGGTACGTCACACAGCTGTAATCTGTATCCTTGTGTTTCATGATTAGGTGGACTTTGGTGCACTAGGCCCACCTTGTGTGGTGATGTGGACTTGGTCGTAGGGCTGTTTAGTAGAGTTGCAGGCCTTCAGCAATTTGCCCAAGGCCTCACCCAGCCTGATCCATTGCTGAGACTCAGGGGTAAAGGTGCTAGCCAGAACCTGTGCGTTCACCTGTGCATGCAACAAGAACATGAAATGAGTTAGCACTGATGTTCCAGACATGTTAAACGTAGTGCCATACTAAAATGGATTTTCAAACGTAATTCTTCTTTAGAGTGCACCCTAGTTCACCAGTAATATATCTCATCAACGGACATAATCTATCATCGTTGGAAacatcaaaaataataaacaattcaCATTGGCAGTTGTTCTCACAGATACAAAGCATGTTAAACAGACACTGTAAGCTTTAGAGAGAATGAACAATGATGCAACTTAACATTCTTAATAACAGATATGTGCCAAAAAGTACATTTGCACATTCCaaatttattacagtgttacTGTTTTGGGAAAAACTCACCGCTCCCACTAATGCTTTGCCTTTGACCATGTCCACAATCTGCAGTGCAATGTCCTGGCCACAGCGAGCCTGGGCCTCCTTTGTGCTGGCTCCCAGATGTGGGCAGCTGATCACATTAGGGTGGTTCACCAGGGCCCGGTCTTTAGGAGGCTCCTAAACCAGCATCACACAAAACCACCATCATCATGATTTTCATTCTCACTATCACCACTATCACTTTCACGGAATTACACATTAGCATACTTCTCCAGTTTGCTGTATTTGCTTTAATATCCAAATAATCTGTAATCCGTATTTGTACAATGTAAAGGAGAGCTCTTAAAACAGTATAGTGTTTAGTGTTAAAATGGTGGCACTAGAGAGCTAGTTCAAAAGGTCAAAAAATAGTCAAATGAAGATGTTCTGATTGTACATGTTTACTAAAAGCAATTTCTCATCTTAGTTTAGTAGCATTTTATTTAGGGGACAGAAAGTTTTGTGCTTAAACCAGGTTTGAGAGACTCCTGCACAAATTGCGAAATTCAATACTGCAATACTGGAAGACTATGCCTGAGTTACATCAATCAGTCCTATAGCAGGTAAGTACATCAATGTACTAATGTTCATTTCACAGGTTTCATTTAGATCCTTAGATAAATAATCGGACAAGTCTCACCTCTACAAACACATCCAATCCTGCTCCTCCACACTGCCCAGACTCCAGAGCTCTTAGCAAAGCAGCTTCATCAATGATGCCTCCGCGGGCACAGTTCACCACCTTCACACCTCTCTTACATTTAGCAAATGAGGCATCATTCAGTAATCCTGCGATCAGTCAATGTCgggagacacagacagagagagagagagagagagagagagagagagagagaaaacagttgTGAAAATCTAAGACTTTTTCAACAGTATAAGTCAAAATGTTCATCATTAAATGTACAAGGCATTGATTCCTGTACTATCTGAGTGCTGACAACAATTAATACAACATATTAGGTGTATATGTGGTCATCATTTGCATTATGCTGAAtcccaaatttttaaaaaagaaacaaaatggtgTGCAAAGAGGTTATTTGGATACATttcatatgtatttttaaaaagtcacagctgaataatgtattcttgaataataagaacattttctgtaacTAGAGGAAGTAAAGACACATGCCTGGGTactcatttctataataataatgttaaatgcCATGAATGTCAATGTAAGTTGAATAAAGTTTGGTATTTAGTTGTTATAGATACTtattataattacttataataataacaaagcaCCTCTCCAACCACCTTAATGCCCCACCCCTTTTTGACACACTCACCTGTAGTGGAGGGCATGAGGGGCGTATGCACGGTGATGTAATCACACTGGGGCCAGAGCTCCTCCAGAGACATCTGCTCCACCCCCCAGCTCTTAGACACCTCTGGAGGAGTAATGGGGTCATAACCAATGGTctggcagcaaaaaaaaaaaaaaatagtgacaCATCAGTACACTGACCTTGGACAAGAGATAACATTCTTAGATAAATCTCTAACAGGAACAGGACATGGATGAGCTCATCATACCCTCATCCCAAAAGACTGCATTCTAGTGGCCACCTCTTTCCCGATTCTTCCAAGTCCAATTATTCCAAGGGTTTTGCCGTACAACTCTGCACCCATGAACTGCAAAATCAACAAGATATTCAATAAACTCCTCTGAAAGACTGAGGCATAGTGTACCCAACGGTCAGAGCTAATTAGTGATGACTGAATGAGCACAGAGGACACGAAAGTGTCTGTAATTACGCCACATGCCATATTGCTCAAACAGAGCTTACACAATTCATGGCAAATTACTCAAGCTAGCACCTTTTTACGATCCCAGTTTCCTGCCTTCATTGACATAGCAGCTTGTGGAACatttctaccaaaaaaaaaaaaaagtgattattaGGCTTATATAGAAAACCAAAATACTTACAGCATAAAAAGGATAACATTTATGAATTTTACACTCTTTATAAAGATGCTGTTAAAATTAGTCcagtttattttactgtatattgcaACAGGTTTCTCTTACCTTGATAAACTCATCACAAGGGCACAGGTCAGTTCAGCAGCACTGATTGTGTTGCCACTTGGAGTGCTGTAAAAATTAATGACATACCACACCGTCATCTAGATGCCTCAGAATGATGCATAAATTCACACTGGTATGCATGGACGACTGTATAATATTGCTCTCTTTTCAAAAACCAGTATATGAAATATACtcaattttataccacagcactgttcaaGTCTCGACTCTGATTGTTCTGAAAgtattgattagttttctataacagcagctctgacagtagtgctggctatatttcaaataaaaaagtattattaaatttattattaatattaaaaaactgaaacattAGGAAActattgtggtataagaggaataaaacacatcccaccaccctgctgttgattagtTTGCAATAACAGCATGCGCCGAAGCGTTCTATTCTTTACATATCCATCCTGATTATTCTCGAGTTGTTGGGATGGGCAAAGACAAAGttaataaacaatgaaaaacttGCCAAGAGAGATCAGTAAGTGAGACTAACTGCTTGCAACAGCCTACAgctgtaaacatttaaatgatctCTTGAACAATGCACATCCTAACATTACAAAATTACCCTAAATGCACTTTTTTCAATACttagttaagaaaaaaaaaaaaacaagactgtCCAACAGTAGATGATGTGAACCCAGGCCTACTGAACATTCTTCCCTACTGGTTTAGAACTAAATTATCCAGCTAGTGTACAA includes these proteins:
- the phgdh gene encoding D-3-phosphoglycerate dehydrogenase yields the protein MREMAPVAIKRVLISESVDPCCKKILQENGIEVSEKPNMSKDELKAQIKDFDGLVVRSATKVSADVIESAGSLKLIGRAGTGVDNVDVEAATKKGIIVMNTPSGNTISAAELTCALVMSLSRNVPQAAMSMKAGNWDRKKFMGAELYGKTLGIIGLGRIGKEVATRMQSFGMRTIGYDPITPPEVSKSWGVEQMSLEELWPQCDYITVHTPLMPSTTGLLNDASFAKCKRGVKVVNCARGGIIDEAALLRALESGQCGGAGLDVFVEEPPKDRALVNHPNVISCPHLGASTKEAQARCGQDIALQIVDMVKGKALVGAVNAQVLASTFTPESQQWIRLGEALGKLLKACNSTKQPYDQVHITTQGECLKKSAEFLSSAAVVGLMAESSENGLNLVNALTLAEETGITIKKGHSDGNDAKATCMLEASVNSSVYKASGTVQTTVPVLLELNGSVFRQPVPLSGNLLFFRAATSPQLLPSVTGVLAAAGVEIDHFSASSASGGDQWYCVGVPSVLEDLSTLMPLVKEAAQLAV